In Spiroplasma chinense, a single window of DNA contains:
- a CDS encoding nicotinate phosphoribosyltransferase produces the protein MVVSTKFNLDKRIFDDYYGADYFKKTKEILDKYKPNQQVTMQWFQRKNNTVICGIEMICELLRDSGVKNLIVEGLNDGDIANENEPVLKITGKYSDFAYLEGLIDGILSRASTVATNAFRVKNAANGKLVLNMNDRMDIYSTQQIDGYASYVGGISSLVTAASFEYIDLEANLNGTMPHALIASFDGDIIEATRAYKETFPNNNLVSLIDYNNDCVTDGLKVAREFKESLYAVRLDTSKALVDKSLQDLREEKDELHGVNPTLVKKLREELDKEGYNHVKIIVSSGFDEEKIKYFEQLNTPVDIYGVGEALTKNKVSFTGDLVLIDGKNQAKVGRQNISSNRIKSIKYI, from the coding sequence ATTGTAGTGAGTACAAAATTTAACTTAGACAAAAGAATTTTTGACGATTATTATGGTGCAGATTATTTTAAAAAAACTAAAGAAATTTTAGATAAGTACAAACCTAATCAACAAGTTACTATGCAATGATTTCAAAGAAAAAATAATACAGTTATTTGTGGTATTGAAATGATTTGTGAACTTTTAAGAGATAGTGGTGTTAAAAATTTAATTGTTGAAGGTTTAAATGATGGAGATATTGCAAACGAAAATGAACCAGTATTAAAAATTACTGGAAAATACAGTGATTTTGCATACTTAGAAGGCTTAATTGATGGTATTTTATCAAGAGCTTCAACAGTAGCAACAAACGCTTTTAGAGTTAAAAATGCAGCAAATGGCAAACTAGTTTTAAATATGAACGACAGAATGGATATATACTCAACACAACAAATTGATGGTTATGCATCATATGTTGGGGGTATTTCTTCTCTAGTAACAGCTGCAAGTTTTGAATACATTGATTTAGAAGCTAATTTAAATGGAACAATGCCTCACGCTTTAATAGCTTCATTTGATGGGGACATCATTGAAGCTACAAGAGCATATAAAGAGACATTTCCAAACAATAATCTAGTATCTTTGATTGATTACAATAACGATTGTGTAACTGATGGTTTGAAAGTTGCAAGAGAGTTTAAAGAATCTTTATATGCTGTAAGATTAGACACTTCAAAAGCATTGGTAGATAAGTCTTTACAAGACTTAAGAGAAGAAAAAGATGAATTACATGGTGTAAATCCAACTCTGGTTAAAAAACTAAGAGAAGAGTTGGATAAAGAAGGTTACAATCATGTAAAAATCATTGTATCTTCAGGTTTTGATGAAGAAAAAATTAAATATTTTGAACAACTAAACACACCAGTAGATATTTATGGTGTTGGTGAAGCTTTAACTAAAAATAAAGTGTCTTTCACAGGAGATCTAGTTTTAATTGATGGAAAAAACCAAGCGAAAGTTGGAAGACAAAATATTAGTTCAAATAGAATAAAAAGTATAAAATATATATAA
- the ytpR gene encoding YtpR family tRNA-binding protein → MKLYTKYVKVFDTLMVGFSNKPVTSSEKKDNKEILFNDKEIIGVNIFNPQIDKDKKYLLEDSELSQYCVSEIKDIIKIENIENQFVVAKVEECEPIEGTHLSLCKVNDGKELIQIVCGAKNVRKGSFTCLATIGSFMPNGMQILKGKLKGFESFGMLCSLKELGYENPKYNNEGIVELEVDDSQIGKSVWEVL, encoded by the coding sequence ATGAAACTATATACAAAATACGTTAAAGTGTTTGATACTTTAATGGTTGGTTTTTCAAACAAACCAGTAACAAGTAGTGAAAAAAAAGATAACAAAGAAATTTTATTTAATGATAAAGAAATAATTGGGGTAAACATTTTCAACCCTCAAATAGATAAAGACAAAAAATATCTTTTAGAAGATAGTGAACTTAGTCAATATTGTGTAAGTGAAATAAAAGATATTATTAAAATTGAAAACATTGAAAATCAATTTGTTGTTGCAAAAGTTGAAGAGTGTGAACCAATTGAAGGAACACATTTGTCACTTTGTAAAGTGAATGATGGAAAAGAATTAATACAAATCGTATGTGGAGCTAAAAACGTAAGAAAAGGTTCATTTACTTGTCTTGCAACAATTGGCTCATTCATGCCAAATGGAATGCAAATTTTAAAAGGTAAATTAAAAGGATTTGAATCTTTTGGAATGTTATGCAGTCTAAAAGAGTTAGGTTATGAAAATCCTAAATATAACAATGAAGGAATTGTCGAACTTGAAGTTGATGACAGTCAAATAGGTAAATCTGTTTGGGAGGTATTGTAG
- a CDS encoding DegV family protein: MKIAVVIDSSTGIKDVENYKDLYLVPLMITKENGEQVKDDENLSFDEFYALNDSQLLKTSQTVPGNMLGKWDELLKTYNQVICLLLSKGLSGQYNTFRMFSQEEEYKGKVFVIDTNGVSIILKRQVLRALELKEQGKSGEEILNIIEEETKKFNCFIIPKSLDQLVRGGRISKAAAGLAKILKITPILKYNGEIDKEDKTRTFKKAIEQAITLLDKRSTNDKKVIDLSYSRVDSEVLDMVKDLIKEKGFELGLLEEMPNTITCHTGRETFALGIWDK, encoded by the coding sequence ATGAAGATTGCAGTTGTAATAGATTCGTCAACAGGAATTAAAGATGTTGAAAATTATAAAGATTTATATTTAGTGCCATTAATGATAACAAAAGAAAACGGAGAACAAGTTAAAGATGATGAGAATCTTAGTTTTGATGAATTTTATGCATTAAATGACTCTCAATTACTGAAAACTTCTCAAACCGTTCCAGGTAATATGCTTGGAAAATGAGATGAATTACTGAAGACTTATAATCAAGTTATTTGTTTACTACTTTCAAAAGGTTTATCAGGTCAATACAATACTTTTAGAATGTTTTCACAGGAAGAAGAATACAAAGGAAAAGTATTTGTAATTGATACCAATGGAGTAAGTATTATTCTAAAGCGCCAAGTGCTACGAGCTTTAGAATTAAAAGAACAAGGTAAAAGTGGAGAAGAAATATTAAATATCATTGAAGAAGAAACAAAGAAATTTAACTGTTTCATTATCCCAAAATCTCTAGACCAATTGGTTAGAGGTGGAAGAATTAGCAAAGCCGCAGCAGGACTTGCAAAAATCCTAAAAATTACACCAATTTTAAAATATAATGGTGAAATTGATAAAGAAGACAAAACTAGAACTTTTAAAAAAGCTATAGAACAAGCAATTACACTACTAGATAAAAGATCAACAAACGATAAAAAAGTTATTGACCTATCTTATTCTAGAGTTGATAGCGAGGTTCTTGATATGGTAAAAGATTTAATAAAAGAAAAAGGTTTTGAATTAGGACTACTAGAAGAAATGCCAAACACTATTACTTGTCATACAGGTCGCGAAACATTTGCACTTGGAATATGAGACAAGTAA
- a CDS encoding DegV family protein — protein sequence MKIGILMDSSSGLTDELIKGTNISYIPLHIIINGEIDFLDTKKEHEKHDTYKIIADKGAVTTSQASPGELIEKYQEMLEKYDHVIHLSISPNLSGMYQTAVMVSNDDEFKGKVTVFEHYLAANVLKELALKMNQMTQNENLTIEDYKKEVNIWSKKSCSIVIPGDLDRLASGGRAKSVLISILKMLKTKVAIQWGEKPKKVGMGRTVASLYDKVVKAVKSTAGADCKLIFVYSPATSEKLIEQIRNKMNEVNISYTEEQIPSPFTCHAGVETVGFLAIDKKLLAK from the coding sequence ATGAAAATAGGAATACTTATGGATAGTTCATCAGGTTTAACTGATGAATTAATCAAAGGAACAAATATAAGTTACATACCATTACACATCATAATTAACGGGGAAATAGACTTCTTAGATACAAAAAAAGAACACGAAAAACATGATACATATAAAATTATTGCCGATAAGGGAGCTGTAACAACTAGTCAAGCTTCACCTGGGGAATTAATTGAAAAGTACCAAGAAATGTTAGAAAAATACGATCACGTAATTCACTTATCAATTAGTCCAAATTTATCAGGAATGTACCAAACAGCTGTTATGGTTTCAAACGATGATGAATTTAAAGGTAAAGTTACAGTATTTGAACATTATCTTGCAGCTAATGTTTTAAAAGAATTAGCACTTAAAATGAATCAAATGACTCAAAATGAAAATCTGACTATTGAAGATTACAAAAAAGAGGTAAATATTTGATCTAAAAAAAGTTGTTCAATTGTAATACCTGGAGATTTAGACAGATTAGCAAGCGGTGGGCGTGCTAAATCAGTATTGATTTCAATCCTTAAAATGTTAAAAACAAAAGTAGCAATCCAATGAGGTGAAAAACCTAAAAAAGTTGGTATGGGAAGAACTGTTGCATCACTTTATGATAAAGTTGTAAAAGCTGTTAAATCAACAGCTGGTGCAGACTGTAAATTAATATTTGTTTATTCACCAGCTACTTCTGAAAAACTTATAGAACAAATCAGAAATAAAATGAATGAAGTAAATATTTCTTACACAGAAGAACAAATTCCTTCTCCATTTACTTGTCATGCAGGAGTTGAAACTGTAGGTTTCCTTGCAATTGATAAAAAACTATTAGCAAAATAG
- a CDS encoding Fur family transcriptional regulator has product MRDKLFDEYVEILKEKKIKLTDVRLTILKCIATRKHFTINELIAEIEKETKSSVNVMSVYNNIDMLLDLHLLFSNTINGKQIIYEAITPQLIHVKCHECEMFEHIDSSSLSQDLLSQFKKIGESINFELDHFKLEMHGLCNNCRKKLSTIANK; this is encoded by the coding sequence ATGAGAGATAAGCTTTTCGATGAATATGTAGAAATCTTAAAAGAGAAAAAGATAAAACTTACCGATGTACGTCTAACTATTCTAAAATGTATTGCTACTAGAAAACATTTCACTATTAACGAGTTAATAGCTGAAATAGAAAAGGAAACAAAGTCTTCAGTTAATGTAATGTCAGTGTATAACAATATAGATATGCTGTTAGACTTACATTTGTTGTTTTCAAACACAATAAATGGTAAACAAATTATATATGAGGCAATCACCCCACAATTAATTCATGTTAAGTGTCATGAATGTGAGATGTTTGAACATATTGACAGTTCTTCCTTATCACAAGATTTACTTTCGCAATTTAAAAAAATTGGTGAATCAATAAATTTTGAGTTGGATCATTTCAAGTTAGAAATGCACGGTTTGTGTAACAATTGTCGAAAAAAACTTTCAACTATCGCAAATAAATAA
- a CDS encoding acyl carrier protein: MNYFEEIKKSLVAKGAKGSITKDSVFKAMGLDSLDLMDMIVLLEDELNITFSDEQMSDINTVNDLITTIEELVK; the protein is encoded by the coding sequence ATGAACTATTTTGAAGAAATTAAAAAATCCCTAGTTGCTAAGGGAGCCAAAGGTTCTATCACAAAAGACAGTGTGTTTAAAGCTATGGGTCTAGATTCTCTAGATCTTATGGACATGATTGTATTATTAGAAGATGAATTAAATATTACATTTTCTGATGAACAGATGAGTGACATTAACACAGTTAATGACCTAATCACTACAATAGAAGAATTGGTAAAATAG
- a CDS encoding lipoprotein, which translates to MKKLLSILGITSLLTTTITNIVACSVPIRNGDEDQIEPEEKLTINKFNSFRDFLSKQLIIDFGNADYKPEDFKRPYTHLENRENWWYSNSDDKKNEEKFWDYFQTTTRRRIDILLGELNRENDYVVDQDGVNAIPYLKKVHQDNNDWDTWERFFDNIFEISTPDIPDDWEGKPEASTNSIIDAKNAYRTYIQKGYVEVRVYEPTLLFDLKPINASVIYESFYITDYEVTNTDGSCIWFDVEDIPLPEIEE; encoded by the coding sequence ATGAAAAAATTACTAAGTATACTGGGAATAACAAGTTTGTTAACAACTACAATCACAAATATTGTGGCTTGCTCAGTGCCTATAAGAAACGGAGATGAAGATCAAATCGAACCCGAGGAAAAATTAACTATAAATAAGTTTAATAGTTTTAGAGACTTCCTATCCAAACAATTGATAATAGATTTTGGAAACGCAGATTATAAACCAGAAGATTTTAAACGCCCTTATACACATTTAGAAAACAGAGAAAATTGGTGATATTCAAATTCTGACGACAAAAAAAATGAAGAAAAATTTTGAGATTATTTTCAAACCACAACACGAAGAAGGATAGATATTTTATTGGGAGAGTTAAATAGAGAAAATGATTATGTTGTTGATCAAGACGGAGTAAATGCAATACCTTATCTTAAAAAAGTGCACCAAGATAATAATGATTGAGATACCTGGGAAAGGTTTTTTGACAATATTTTTGAAATAAGTACTCCAGATATTCCAGATGATTGGGAAGGAAAACCAGAAGCAAGTACAAACTCTATTATTGATGCGAAAAATGCATATAGAACTTATATTCAAAAAGGATATGTTGAGGTAAGGGTATATGAACCAACATTACTTTTTGACTTAAAACCTATTAATGCAAGTGTTATATATGAAAGTTTTTATATAACAGACTATGAAGTAACAAATACAGATGGTTCTTGTATTTGATTTGATGTAGAAGATATTCCTTTACCAGAAATAGAAGAATAA
- a CDS encoding 2-oxo acid dehydrogenase subunit E2, which produces MVHLRARNLPSKGKVVEWLFKGENISFGDDFALVKLDDGGEVNIKSNYNGVIVKTIKLGSPVKNGSILANIAIGEKEIAKFRNRHFTRENVEEGNIDGIFLPDYIEETNMPVVDSPADEFSGAVVYDRYNQAITPFSSGHDDIMDSKEKFEKLEEKEKTMQDSPVKDRFAQMRANIQNSIKNAPQNKVMGDMNPDELLKMNNNDLMASTGGNIFEKQDGVGPSKFRQLIQARKEKLLEENDYKEVKDVDQSIDAMSKTDEKGRPLIMRNIIASRIEKLNQAGGDPSVLERDIVATKDNALLDKDKPKPSLEAKPMSKPEQNSNWEQRGSKNLEVTQDEVFMRQRASEDGDFGVSLGGYIVDEEPTVIDANDLSKYGGFVMPQKKPDELLEEINSKGKQSYAESKIKSLYDINKRWNLMKDRDERTEITNRRKAIESGQIREVSKFEQTVEQDKIPKQFTQEVPYQDDVTGEMQFIPYNKTPRGKKEFESWLRASNLYTSYLEAEHDAEREGRELDMGGHKTPKKVQKQISKKLNEQGEEYATISGDKEDDTIDFLKKQIADLQDALIQQNKLNEASQRVGQQTQMGAGGGTDTFSQLMQYMLMQSIMQNMSLGGDKISGKEIKDLIRSEIESFKKEVKTPSKNYDEMRTVNFENQVQDANLGYLDYESNDVNKEVRREKVNKTRNPAVKSMILSQNYIPPLTISTEIDMSSILKLKHMLKQTQNHIKFSTISFIAKAISIALEEHPKINSSYDPESDEVIIKKYHNIGLATETSEGLIIPVLKFVEKLSVKEVAIDIREMTQRLRAGELYNYETEGSTITIANYGNIGAIQATPTIFYPNAAVIGVGKVVKKPVVVNNEKLAIKAIMNMSLTVDQRILDAAEAGRFLSRVKEILERPEVLTVS; this is translated from the coding sequence ATGGTACATTTAAGGGCTAGAAATTTACCATCAAAAGGAAAAGTTGTTGAATGACTTTTTAAAGGAGAAAACATCTCTTTTGGAGATGATTTTGCTCTTGTAAAGTTAGATGATGGTGGAGAAGTAAATATAAAATCTAATTACAATGGTGTCATTGTAAAAACCATAAAACTTGGAAGCCCTGTAAAAAATGGAAGTATCCTTGCAAACATTGCAATTGGAGAAAAAGAAATAGCAAAATTTCGAAATCGTCATTTCACAAGAGAAAATGTAGAAGAAGGAAATATTGATGGTATTTTTTTACCTGATTATATTGAAGAGACAAATATGCCCGTTGTCGATTCTCCTGCAGACGAATTTTCTGGTGCAGTAGTTTATGATAGATACAATCAAGCCATAACTCCTTTTTCATCTGGACACGATGATATAATGGATTCAAAAGAGAAATTTGAAAAATTAGAGGAGAAGGAAAAAACTATGCAAGACTCGCCAGTAAAAGATAGATTTGCACAGATGCGTGCAAATATCCAAAATTCCATAAAAAATGCTCCTCAAAATAAAGTTATGGGAGATATGAATCCAGATGAACTTTTAAAAATGAATAATAACGATCTAATGGCAAGTACTGGGGGAAACATCTTTGAAAAACAAGATGGAGTAGGTCCAAGTAAATTTAGACAACTTATTCAAGCAAGAAAAGAAAAATTGTTAGAAGAAAATGATTATAAAGAAGTAAAAGATGTAGACCAATCAATTGATGCTATGTCTAAAACTGATGAAAAAGGTAGACCTTTAATCATGAGAAACATTATCGCTTCAAGAATAGAAAAACTTAATCAAGCAGGAGGAGACCCTTCTGTACTTGAAAGAGATATTGTAGCTACAAAAGATAATGCACTCTTAGATAAAGATAAACCAAAACCAAGTTTGGAGGCCAAACCAATGAGTAAGCCAGAACAAAACTCTAATTGAGAACAAAGAGGAAGTAAAAACCTTGAAGTAACTCAAGATGAAGTATTTATGAGACAAAGAGCCAGTGAAGATGGTGATTTTGGTGTTTCTCTTGGAGGTTACATAGTTGATGAAGAACCAACAGTAATTGATGCAAACGACTTAAGTAAATATGGTGGTTTTGTAATGCCACAAAAAAAACCAGATGAACTTTTAGAGGAAATTAATTCAAAAGGTAAACAAAGTTATGCTGAGTCAAAAATCAAAAGTTTATATGATATTAATAAACGTTGAAATTTAATGAAAGATAGAGATGAAAGAACAGAAATTACCAATAGACGTAAAGCTATTGAATCTGGTCAAATTAGAGAAGTAAGTAAATTTGAACAAACTGTTGAACAAGATAAAATACCAAAACAGTTTACTCAAGAAGTTCCTTACCAAGATGATGTAACTGGAGAAATGCAATTTATACCTTATAATAAAACACCAAGAGGTAAAAAGGAATTTGAATCTTGATTAAGAGCAAGTAACTTATATACTTCATATCTTGAAGCAGAACATGATGCTGAAAGAGAGGGTAGAGAACTTGATATGGGAGGACACAAAACTCCTAAAAAAGTTCAAAAACAAATTAGTAAAAAACTAAACGAACAAGGTGAAGAGTATGCAACAATTAGTGGGGACAAAGAAGATGACACAATAGACTTCTTAAAAAAACAAATTGCTGACTTACAAGATGCTTTAATTCAACAAAATAAATTAAATGAAGCCAGCCAAAGAGTGGGACAGCAAACTCAAATGGGTGCGGGTGGAGGAACTGACACTTTCTCTCAACTAATGCAATACATGTTAATGCAAAGTATAATGCAAAACATGTCTTTAGGTGGAGATAAAATATCGGGTAAAGAAATTAAAGACTTAATAAGATCTGAAATTGAATCATTTAAAAAGGAAGTAAAAACTCCTTCAAAAAATTATGATGAAATGAGAACAGTAAACTTTGAAAACCAAGTTCAAGATGCAAATCTTGGTTATTTAGATTACGAAAGTAATGATGTAAATAAAGAGGTTAGAAGAGAAAAGGTTAATAAGACTAGAAATCCTGCTGTTAAATCAATGATTTTAAGTCAAAACTATATTCCGCCATTAACAATTTCAACAGAAATTGATATGTCTTCAATTTTAAAATTAAAACATATGTTAAAGCAAACTCAAAATCATATTAAATTTTCTACAATTTCATTTATCGCTAAAGCAATTTCAATTGCTTTAGAAGAACATCCAAAAATTAATTCTAGTTATGATCCTGAAAGCGATGAAGTGATAATTAAAAAATATCACAACATTGGTCTTGCAACAGAAACTAGTGAAGGACTTATAATTCCAGTTCTAAAATTTGTTGAAAAACTTTCTGTAAAAGAAGTTGCAATAGACATTCGTGAAATGACACAAAGATTAAGAGCTGGAGAATTATATAATTACGAAACTGAAGGAAGCACCATTACTATTGCAAACTACGGAAATATTGGAGCAATACAAGCTACTCCAACAATTTTCTATCCAAATGCAGCAGTAATTGGAGTGGGTAAAGTTGTTAAAAAACCTGTTGTTGTTAACAACGAAAAACTTGCAATTAAAGCTATTATGAATATGAGTTTAACAGTTGACCAAAGAATTTTGGATGCAGCTGAAGCTGGAAGATTCTTATCTAGAGTAAAAGAGATCCTTGAAAGACCCGAAGTTTTAACAGTATCATAG
- a CDS encoding M13 family metallopeptidase has product MSTKIRPQDNFYDYVNKDWIDKAELPSGYAAWGSFEMLHKKSVDDINDLIDKLIKDKNNLNEDQRKIVTVYENYLNFKMRDEQGITPILPLIEEIDKLESKENFTEFLINFYKKYGFGFFHSKSIDADFEDSNLRALMIGSMGLGMGDRDFYDPSHVRHEEIKSAYKVYIEDIIKASKLKFNTDNLFEMNYDLEYRISQSMLKKEEFRNIDNINNVVTIDELTSYCDFIDWNKYLTSTGHAKAKKIILLEPKFMKALNKELKEIGLENLKDILKLDIITSYAGILTTELHKINFNFAKVFSGVKEMRPEKERALSFTEGLVGELIGQEYVKLHFSKEAKENVLKIVDDLIKVYSKRINQLEWMSDTTKAKAIEKLNTFETKIGYPDKFEDYSGIEVRSYEDGGSLFENRSNIAKHFREKNLREINLPVDKTKWHMSPQTVNAYYNPQANEICFPAAILQSPFYDINEPLAKNLGGIGAVIGHEVSHGFDDEGSRFDKDGNLSNWWTEEDYKQYNSRTEKLVDQYSAYEVDGSKVNGKLTLGENIGDLGGVSAALDICLEQAPDDLKLFFENYAYVWRRKSTAEMLNTRLLTDPHSPEEFRCNGVLVNVDKFHEVYETSEGDKMYKPKNERIKIW; this is encoded by the coding sequence ATGAGCACAAAAATAAGACCTCAAGACAATTTTTACGATTACGTAAATAAAGATTGAATTGATAAAGCAGAACTTCCAAGCGGATATGCTGCTTGAGGTAGTTTTGAAATGCTGCACAAAAAATCTGTTGATGACATCAACGATTTGATTGATAAATTAATTAAAGATAAAAATAATTTAAATGAAGATCAAAGAAAAATTGTTACAGTGTATGAAAACTACTTAAACTTTAAAATGAGAGATGAACAAGGAATAACACCAATTTTACCTCTCATTGAAGAAATAGATAAACTAGAAAGTAAAGAAAACTTTACTGAGTTCTTAATTAATTTTTATAAAAAATATGGTTTTGGTTTCTTTCATTCAAAAAGCATTGATGCAGATTTTGAAGATAGTAACTTAAGAGCTTTAATGATTGGTTCAATGGGACTTGGAATGGGAGACAGAGACTTTTATGATCCAAGTCATGTAAGACACGAAGAAATAAAAAGCGCATACAAAGTTTATATTGAAGATATTATCAAAGCTTCAAAATTAAAATTTAATACAGATAATTTATTTGAAATGAATTATGATCTTGAATATAGAATAAGTCAATCAATGTTGAAAAAAGAAGAGTTCAGAAACATTGACAATATAAATAATGTTGTAACAATTGATGAGCTTACAAGTTACTGTGACTTTATTGATTGAAATAAATATTTAACTTCAACAGGTCATGCTAAAGCTAAAAAAATTATTTTATTAGAACCTAAATTTATGAAAGCTTTAAATAAAGAATTAAAAGAAATTGGTTTAGAAAATCTTAAAGATATTTTAAAACTAGATATCATTACATCATATGCAGGAATTCTTACAACTGAATTACACAAAATTAATTTTAACTTTGCAAAAGTTTTTTCTGGTGTAAAAGAAATGAGACCAGAAAAAGAAAGAGCTTTAAGTTTTACTGAAGGATTAGTTGGGGAATTAATTGGTCAAGAATATGTTAAGTTACATTTTTCAAAAGAAGCAAAAGAAAATGTTTTGAAAATTGTTGATGACTTAATTAAAGTTTATTCAAAAAGAATTAATCAGCTTGAATGAATGAGTGACACAACAAAAGCAAAAGCAATTGAAAAATTAAATACTTTTGAAACAAAAATTGGTTACCCAGATAAATTTGAAGACTATAGTGGAATTGAAGTTAGAAGTTACGAAGATGGTGGATCACTTTTCGAAAATAGATCTAACATTGCAAAACACTTTAGAGAAAAAAACTTAAGAGAAATTAATTTACCAGTGGACAAAACTAAATGACATATGAGTCCTCAAACTGTAAATGCATATTACAATCCACAAGCAAATGAAATTTGTTTCCCTGCTGCAATTTTACAATCACCTTTCTATGACATCAACGAACCTCTTGCAAAAAATCTTGGAGGTATTGGAGCTGTTATTGGTCATGAAGTTAGTCATGGTTTTGATGATGAAGGAAGTAGATTTGATAAAGATGGAAATCTTTCAAACTGATGAACAGAAGAAGATTATAAACAATATAATTCTAGAACAGAAAAATTAGTTGATCAATATAGCGCTTACGAAGTTGATGGTTCAAAAGTAAATGGAAAATTAACTTTAGGAGAAAACATCGGAGACTTAGGTGGAGTTAGTGCAGCTCTTGATATTTGTTTAGAGCAAGCACCAGATGATTTAAAATTATTTTTTGAAAACTACGCTTATGTTTGAAGAAGAAAATCAACAGCTGAAATGTTGAACACAAGATTATTAACTGATCCTCATTCACCAGAAGAGTTTAGATGTAATGGAGTACTTGTTAATGTTGACAAGTTCCACGAAGTTTATGAAACTAGTGAAGGTGATAAAATGTATAAACCAAAAAATGAAAGAATTAAAATCTGATAA
- a CDS encoding Pr6Pr family membrane protein: MKLNKNSEFSIKLMVLIVLIAFLVFDFMLQVYSPKMNMRAIPTLQRLNIYYAFFTTQSNYIVVIYLFFTLFTKQNYNRKPPFGIELAVTVYITVTMLVFWFGLLGSTDEMNSYGIANWISTVVLHLCIPTIMISNFILTSGDYYYSPREHTKFGLFGTTLYPLGYGIFVMIRGKFRYQEFGPDFFKTIYHLDGTNWVANWPEGMGHGTFANASPYTTQMWYPYWFLNFRHITLEDAAGNVWYETPQPAWMLILTLFLASVAIFGLVIGLQFIYLNWNNSKFFRWHDINENLISKEEHDYRKKMRKLKKVQRRNEIKLQFVKRQTERKSWRKSLATLTKEEKSLAISKRKNEQILKTKLEIAEKKNLRLVAKQERRDYRSLMNSLKTQDRVFVRNNLREADRYKRLVSKGVLVSKNKFD, translated from the coding sequence ATGAAATTAAATAAAAACTCGGAATTTTCAATTAAGCTAATGGTTTTAATTGTTTTAATTGCGTTTCTAGTTTTTGACTTTATGCTTCAAGTGTATAGTCCAAAAATGAATATGCGTGCAATTCCCACTTTACAAAGATTAAATATCTATTATGCATTTTTTACAACTCAGTCAAATTACATTGTTGTAATTTATTTATTCTTTACATTATTTACAAAACAAAACTATAATAGAAAACCTCCATTTGGAATTGAGTTGGCAGTTACAGTTTACATTACAGTAACAATGTTAGTATTCTGATTTGGATTACTTGGTTCTACAGACGAAATGAATTCATATGGAATAGCTAACTGAATTTCAACAGTAGTTCTTCACTTGTGCATTCCAACAATTATGATTTCAAACTTTATTCTGACTTCTGGTGATTACTACTACTCACCAAGAGAGCATACAAAGTTTGGATTGTTTGGAACTACATTGTATCCATTAGGATACGGGATCTTTGTAATGATTAGAGGTAAATTTAGATACCAAGAATTTGGTCCAGATTTTTTCAAAACAATTTATCACTTAGATGGAACAAACTGAGTGGCTAACTGACCAGAAGGTATGGGTCACGGTACTTTTGCAAACGCTTCACCTTACACAACTCAAATGTGATACCCTTATTGATTTTTAAATTTTAGACACATTACTTTAGAAGATGCTGCAGGAAATGTTTGATACGAAACACCACAACCAGCTTGAATGTTAATCTTAACTTTATTTTTAGCAAGTGTTGCAATCTTTGGATTAGTAATAGGATTACAATTTATTTACTTAAATTGAAACAACAGTAAGTTCTTCAGATGACATGATATCAATGAAAATCTTATTTCAAAAGAAGAACATGACTACAGAAAAAAAATGAGAAAGTTGAAAAAAGTTCAAAGAAGAAATGAAATCAAATTACAGTTTGTTAAAAGACAAACGGAGAGAAAAAGTTGAAGAAAAAGTTTAGCAACTTTAACTAAGGAAGAAAAAAGTTTAGCGATTTCAAAAAGAAAGAATGAACAAATTCTAAAAACGAAATTAGAAATTGCAGAGAAAAAAAATCTTCGACTTGTTGCCAAACAAGAAAGAAGAGATTATCGTTCTCTTATGAACTCGTTGAAAACACAAGATAGAGTTTTTGTTAGAAACAATTTACGTGAAGCTGATAGATACAAAAGACTTGTTTCAAAAGGTGTTCTTGTTTCTAAAAATAAATTTGATTAA